In Aspergillus chevalieri M1 DNA, chromosome 7, nearly complete sequence, the sequence ACAGTTGACACCCCTCTTGAAACTGGGCAAAATCTAAGCAAGGAGAGGGGAAGAGCCTCAGACACTTCCAGCCAATCAGCGCTCTTACTGGGAACAACCAAAACAATGGCTTAGTATAGCCACATTACTATATACTCGTAGAGACATAATTTTATAAGAGAGTGGTATGTACAGATAAATTGAGGTGCTTTTTGAGACATCGACATAAGGGTATCTGTCTGTTTGCTAAACAATTCCAACAAAGTCAAGGTACCAACTTTACTTCGGCCATCAATGTTGATTGATCTCGCCCAATGGACTGCCAGGCACATGAGTTGACTGATCCAATTGATCTTTCTCTGGCATAGTTTGTACCTGACCAACAAACTTCCCAGCTCTGCTAGCACACTGCTTCGCCTCCTCGCGGAATCCCAGTATCCATCCAACCATCAGGACATCATGGGGCACTTTATTCTCCACAAACAATTCAACTCGAGAGTTATTATCCTTTGTCATGTTCTGAAGGCTCTGTGCCATCTTTATGTGTTCTGGAGCCAGGACCTCGCGCTCCCCTGTGACAACCAGCACTGGCGAGGGTACGGTGAACGGATGCCACAACGGAGCCACATATCGCTCGACGCGCTCTGTGATCTCAACATCCTTCAGGAACTGACTGGCACCCCATGCCGGAAATGTCGGGGGGATATACTCCGTTTGGTAGTTTGGGCTCTTCCTCCAGATTTCGGTATCAGTGGCTTCGGGGATATCGCACCAAGGAGAAAACAGCCAGCTGCACTTCGGCGCGGGAAGAATAGACGGGTGGTCGACTATGTAGCGGAGTAAGGCAATAGTAAGATGAGCTCCGGAACTGTCCCCGCTGATGACGATACGCGAGGGTGGGATGTGCAAGGTGTGGAGTAGATAGGAGTATGCGGTGATGAGATCTTGGAGTTGTGCCGGGAAGCGTGCGTTCGGATTGCAAGCGAGTCGGTACTGAAGACTGAAAACATATTTCGCCGGGGTGTTCGAAAGTAAGGTCTTGACGAGCGATTGGCAGGATGCTGTCCGGCCGTCCCCTAACACATAAGAACCGCCGTGCAAGTGCAGTGCAACATGCTGATCTTTGACCGGAGACTCGTTTACTTGGTAAGGTACCGGATACCAAGTCCCCCCAATTGTCTCCGGTACAATCTCCTTGTCCTCAGCAACGCCAGTGTAAAGTTCGGGGCTCGCAGGTTCAATCACGGCAAAACGATCTCCTTCGAGGCGCGGCTTGAGCGAGAGCGGTTGTTTCACGTGAACTGCTGTATAATTGCGCAAAAATGATTTGAGCAATTTATTCATTAGGGCTTGTCGATATGTCCAGTCTCGTTCCTGGCGAAGCTGAGGAGGGAGATAGAAAAGCGCCAGTAGTGGGAGATTGAGAGTGGACAGGACTGCTGCCAGGGGGGTTGCCATTGCTGCTGGTGTATGTATTACTATCGAGACATCGTGTAGTCGCAGCAGTCGAGACATCGAAGTTAGGTATACCTCTAGTATGACCCGGTTAACTATAAAAGCTTTGACGTCATTCCTGCATAGTATCGGTCTCGGAGACAAACTGGTTTCTCCTCGGAGAATCAGCATATTTCTCATTGGATGACTTGTTCTTGTGGTACTCCGCGACAGTACCAGAATACATCGGCAGTGTCTATCCGAGTTTCTCGCCCACTTTCACGTCATGCTTCCACATTCAGCCCTGTGAAGGCAGCAGCATAAATGCAATTTGATTGATGTAGATAACAAGTTTCTGTTAACACGGGCCATTCTACGAGTGAATACTGTCAAGGCGAGAGAACCCCCGAAGTAGGAAGAATTGGAGGGGGGAAGAAAgaatgagaagatgaagatacAACATTATGCCAAGACTGCCAAGAGATTAGCGTGGGTAGTTTAATTCTACAGACCAGGCACCGCTACGTAAGCCAGAAAGGGAAGCCGTAGATATTGATATGAAATACTTGAATGTATCATAAATGTTCCAAATATATCAAGCAATTCATAAATGTATCCAGAAGAGAAGCGCAAAAAAACAAAATCCATGGTATCCATAGCATAAATCTCATCAACTGTACCGTCTgaaaataagaaaaaaataataaaGAAACTGGCCGCTAGATCCTGCATgtgctttttctttcctcgtCATACCATGCGCTATACAATTATAAAAAAGCAAAAGTAAAAATATAAGGGAACAAAAGATTATGCCGGATGGGCAGTCTCGATGGACACCTTCGTTGGCGTCTCCTGCCCATCGCCAGCCTTGGAATCGTCATTATCGGTCGGGTTGCTCTCCTTGTTCTCCTCGCCAGGAGGGTAGATTCGCTTCTTCTGTTCTAAAGCCCCGTGAAGCGAATCGATGTACGTGCGAAACTTGACAATCTCCCGTAGCAGATACGAAGATTTCCGCTCAAAGTTCGCCATCGCCTTGGAAGCGTTAGGATGCCGCGGCGAGAATGCGAGGATCATGGCGGCCCGGCGCTCGTTGTGTCGCTGGAACTCTTCTTCGGTGTTCTTGACGTAGGCCTGCAAGGCTTTGAGCTGATCCTCTTCGGGCAGATTCGATGCCGCCATGCTCTGCTGAGGTGGCGTCCAATCGCTGATGTTAACCCGGTCAGCGGGCAGTTTTGGTCGCACGCCCTGTTGATCCATGGAGCTCCGGATCGAGCTTTGAATACTCGTTCGTGTCCCGGTAGGGGTGGATTTGCCATTAGTATTATGATTAGGACTATTAGAGTTATTGCTATCGGCGTGAATCAAAGCACTGTTGATGACGGCGTCGCTCCATCCGTATTCGATGTTGCTGATGCCTCCGACAAGAGGTTGCTTCGACAATCGGGCACTCCAGTAGTTGGCCGTTGAGACAAACTCACGCACAATTTCCGGTGTACCGGCCTGGAAGAGATGGACAGCTCCTGTGGGCAGACTCAGAGCCCAGACATGGGGTCGGGATTTGGAATATCCTGGCGGCGGCAATTGACTAGCAATGGTCTGGCGTagggtaaatttccagactTCCTCGGCATTGGACAGCCAATTTCCTCCACCAACAACCACGCTGCCAGCTTGACGCTGCTTGGCCTTTTGTTGCTTGCCAGATTTCGTCGCCGGGTTGAAGGAAAACAACCGCATCCAACCTTGCTGGATGACCGCAAAGCAATCGTTCCAATTCCGGTCCTTCGCTCGCTTGTCGACGGAATCGAGATGATGCTTATGTTTCAGGCTACCTTCCTTGGCCCACGGAGCACCTGCAAGTTGAAGAGTCTCGTCTTCCAGGAGAGGAGCGGCTTCTGGGTCCTCAGTGCTGGCGATCGAGGCCCCGTCTTCGCGGATGATGGCCTGACTCAACGCATTCGCAAACCCGATGGACTGTTGATACTCGCCCCGCGGGAAGTCCGATCCGAACGAGTCGACCGAGACAGACGTCAATTTACCCAGGGAATACTTGCTCCATGTGCTGGAAGCAGACGGACTCCAGAGCGAAGATTGATCATCCAGACTGGTTCGACTGGAGCCCATTGCCGATGGGGGATATAATCTCGCGCGCGAGCGAGGCTTGGAAGACCACCGCGCAGTTCCATAGCGGGAATCGGCAGAGCGGCCACGGGGATAAATATCGGAGCCGCTCTTACTCACCGTACTGGGGCTCCGACGGAGGCTAGAGTTCTGATTCGCACTAAGGAGGTTGTTGGAAGACGCTTGGGGTGTATCTCTCTCCGGCTGAGCGCCATGTAGTGGCAGCCTTTCCTTTTGAATCGAGGAGTAAAATTCTCTGAGGACGGTCTCAACCTGTTGCTCCCATGCTCGCATGGTTCCGTGGAATGGTTGATTGACCAACGGACCAGTGCCATTTTCAAAGTCCGCCATTGATGTTTTCCCAGAGAGGTCCGCCCGAGAAAGTCGGTTCACAAGTTTTGAAGGCGCATCCGCCCCGGAAGAAGACGATACCTGATTCTTGTTGCCATTCTCAAAGTCGCCAGGTGCCGCATCGATCGCGACACGTTCTATAGTAGGCAACGTATTGCGAACGAATTGAGCTTTGGTCATTTTCTGGTCGATATCTGCGAGATGGAGGTCGGTATtcaagagaagaagagagtaACAAATCGTATGCACCACGTCTAAAAACAGTTAGATACAAGAACAACAATTTGGAAAACAAGGATAGCAAACCTGCAGCTTTGAATCCATGGTGTGGGTTACACCGACACCATCGGGTAGAAAAGGCGTCCAGAACCCGGTCAATTTGCTGTGTCTCCCCTTTCAAGATGAGTCGATTACACAAGCTACGAAGGCCTGCCAGAATGTGCATATTGGACCAGTCAAACAGGTCCATATATGCTTCTCGAATAACTGCGCGGTCAGGATCACCCAGCCAAGCAGCAGCTGGTTCGTTTCCGACCACTTCGTCTTGGCTATCGAACAGTTTCTGGGCTTGTTCGCGATCTGCGATGGTGGGATGACTGCCCTCACCATCCTTGGGAGTATCATCTTGCTTAGTATCGGAGGATTCAGCGGGCTTGGGCTCCTCTGACTGAATTACCGGAGTGCTAGCAGCGGTAAAGTAGTTTGATGTCTCCGACAAAACACTATCCGTCCCGGGAGTCGGCATCTTGGCAGGATTGGCCGCTTCGGGCGTTTCAGGTGTTTTCTGAGGGAAATCCTCAACCACAGGGGACAATGTCGTGCCGGGAACCGAGATTTGCGGCAGTGGTGGTGCTAGCCTGCCCTGCGTTGGACTTCCAAGCGATTCGCTATCTGTGTCCCTGGAAACTGGTGGTGAAAGGGGAGAAGTGACGCCGATATCAACGGATTTGGTTGTCGATGCCTCATCTCCACTACTGTTGGCCAAGAATGATGTATCTAGACCGCCTGATGGGACAGGAGGGTATGCACCCGGATACTTGTACCTCGACCCACTCGAAGGAGGAACAGAacttcccctcttcttctgggATGCAAGGGATGCAGATTTGGCGTGATCGGCATCCTCTGCGCTGGTTTCCCGGCCATGGTACTCTCTGGATGAACGATTTGGTGCAGGAACCCCTTCCGATATATATGGATTCATAACTTGTCTCAAACTGCTTACGGGGCTTGGTTCCGGCTTCATGAGATCCAGTGCCTTGGGAGCCAGGTGTTGAGGAATGGAGATGGGAGGCGGAACACTGTCGACAACAGACTTTTTTCGCCGTCGGAAGAAGGAAGATTTTTTATTCACCACCTGGCGGCCCTCGCTCCGGACGGACGTGTTTGGACCAGGCACATCGATCTTAGAGGGTTGTCTTCCGACCTTGGGGAAATCATTATCATGGTGTGACAGATACGAAGCATCATCGGGCGTGGAGTTCTTTGCCGACCCAAATACCCTCCGAAAAAATCCCGGACGCTCCTTGGGCGGGTTGGGGTCAGGCGGAGGGGGAAAGATGGGTTTGTTATATGAGATGGTTGGGCTTGGAGCAGGCGGATCCAGCGAATCTCCCAACGGGGGTGGAGGCTCGAGTTCCAAATCAACTGGTCTCCTTATTGTCGCCGTGCCAATATTCTCGGGACGgtgctttttcttcccttggTCGGGTGGTGATTTGATACTGTTCCTCCGAGACGCTATTGGAGTCATCGAGGACTGGGGGTTCAGCGTGTTCTGATAGTCGGATTGAGAAGGAGAATGGTATTTTCTGGGGCCTGCAGGAATACTCGGGGTGGGAGCGGCATCGAGGTCATCATAACGCAGGGGTTCATAATCTTCTGGAAATGGGGGAAAGGGGGCCCTCCCGTCGTAGTCAATGCTGGCAGACTGAGCATCGCTCCCTGAATCCGCACGATTCCTCGACGAGGATGGACCAAAATCATAATTGGACGACGAGCTACCCTTGCTGCCTTTTCTCGGCCGGTACACAAGGGAACTGGATCCGGCATGGGGTTGGGTTCGCGAATAAAGACCCTCGTATCCCCGGACACTGCTTGTCCCTCTCAGACTGTTGCTCCGGCGGCCATTTGCAGTCTGTATTCCATAGTGGCTGACACCTTCTTCGTAGGCGAGATCGGTTTCGGAGGACaacgaggaagaaaaggtaTGGCCTCGATAGCGGCCGTGGGATGAGGAAGCCGGCGAATCTCGGTTATAGAAGTCTGATTCGAGAACGGAATGGAACAGACGATAATCGTCGAGAACTGAAGTCCCTGCTGAGAATTGATCTAGGGATTGTAACATGTTATCAACAATGGACGTTCGGGCAGCATGTTtgggagaaagagaaaggtcATGGGGGTCCCGCTCGTCGCCAGActcgttgctgctgttggccGTGTCGGTGGCAGTTGTGTCGTCCGGAAATGCGTCTTGCAATGACGGTCGTCCTTGCGGACTTTTCCTTATGGTCTGATATCTGGACATTTGCGAAGGGGGTGTTCGCGGAGGGGAAAGATCGGACGGATCGCGCTGAGGGGCTTTGCCGTTTTCTGGTTTGGTCCGGTTCATGATGGGCGGTTATAGAACGAATTGAAGCCAGCCCTGGAGGCACGAGGTACAAATCACTGTTGTGGAATGAATTCTAGGTCAACCCGAACCCTCAACCAAAGGCGACGATTGGGCTGATAGTTATAGGTGGTGTTGAGCGCAGTAGTCCCGagcctctttcttttctttttctaagAGTAAACGACGAAAATTCCTTGCTGCGCTTGTATCCGGAATAGTTGTAGGCTGTATCGAATGCGGTTTCTGGCGAGGAATTGCATGAAAGAGGCGTAAGGAGAAAAGGGACCGCGATGGAAAGGCGGAACAACAAAGGGGGAAGAAAGAGTGGGAGTGGAAGGTAGGAGAAAGAGCAGGAGGTCAGGGAACAGGAAAGACTAATAATTAGTAGTAAATAGCATGAAGAGTGGAAATGTCCATCAAcagatggcgttgagtgagGAAAAAGGGAAGcgaagagagggagggaaAATATGGAGAGCTGAGATgg encodes:
- a CDS encoding Sec7 domain protein (COG:U;~EggNog:ENOG410PHQI;~InterPro:IPR035999,IPR041681,IPR011993,IPR023394, IPR000904;~PFAM:PF15410,PF01369;~go_function: GO:0005086 - ARF guanyl-nucleotide exchange factor activity [Evidence IEA];~go_process: GO:0032012 - regulation of ARF protein signal transduction [Evidence IEA]), which codes for MNRTKPENGKAPQRDPSDLSPPRTPPSQMSRYQTIRKSPQGRPSLQDAFPDDTTATDTANSSNESGDERDPHDLSLSPKHAARTSIVDNMLQSLDQFSAGTSVLDDYRLFHSVLESDFYNRDSPASSSHGRYRGHTFSSSLSSETDLAYEEGVSHYGIQTANGRRSNSLRGTSSVRGYEGLYSRTQPHAGSSSLVYRPRKGSKGSSSSNYDFGPSSSRNRADSGSDAQSASIDYDGRAPFPPFPEDYEPLRYDDLDAAPTPSIPAGPRKYHSPSQSDYQNTLNPQSSMTPIASRRNSIKSPPDQGKKKHRPENIGTATIRRPVDLELEPPPPLGDSLDPPAPSPTISYNKPIFPPPPDPNPPKERPGFFRRVFGSAKNSTPDDASYLSHHDNDFPKVGRQPSKIDVPGPNTSVRSEGRQVVNKKSSFFRRRKKSVVDSVPPPISIPQHLAPKALDLMKPEPSPVSSLRQVMNPYISEGVPAPNRSSREYHGRETSAEDADHAKSASLASQKKRGSSVPPSSGSRYKYPGAYPPVPSGGLDTSFLANSSGDEASTTKSVDIGVTSPLSPPVSRDTDSESLGSPTQGRLAPPLPQISVPGTTLSPVVEDFPQKTPETPEAANPAKMPTPGTDSVLSETSNYFTAASTPVIQSEEPKPAESSDTKQDDTPKDGEGSHPTIADREQAQKLFDSQDEVVGNEPAAAWLGDPDRAVIREAYMDLFDWSNMHILAGLRSLCNRLILKGETQQIDRVLDAFSTRWCRCNPHHGFKAADVVHTICYSLLLLNTDLHLADIDQKMTKAQFVRNTLPTIERVAIDAAPGDFENGNKNQVSSSSGADAPSKLVNRLSRADLSGKTSMADFENGTGPLVNQPFHGTMRAWEQQVETVLREFYSSIQKERLPLHGAQPERDTPQASSNNLLSANQNSSLRRSPSTVSKSGSDIYPRGRSADSRYGTARWSSKPRSRARLYPPSAMGSSRTSLDDQSSLWSPSASSTWSKYSLGKLTSVSVDSFGSDFPRGEYQQSIGFANALSQAIIREDGASIASTEDPEAAPLLEDETLQLAGAPWAKEGSLKHKHHLDSVDKRAKDRNWNDCFAVIQQGWMRLFSFNPATKSGKQQKAKQRQAGSVVVGGGNWLSNAEEVWKFTLRQTIASQLPPPGYSKSRPHVWALSLPTGAVHLFQAGTPEIVREFVSTANYWSARLSKQPLVGGISNIEYGWSDAVINSALIHADSNNSNSPNHNTNGKSTPTGTRTSIQSSIRSSMDQQGVRPKLPADRVNISDWTPPQQSMAASNLPEEDQLKALQAYVKNTEEEFQRHNERRAAMILAFSPRHPNASKAMANFERKSSYLLREIVKFRTYIDSLHGALEQKKRIYPPGEENKESNPTDNDDSKAGDGQETPTKVSIETAHPA
- a CDS encoding uncharacterized protein (CAZy:CE10;~COG:I;~EggNog:ENOG410PNHB;~InterPro:IPR033140,IPR029058,IPR013094;~PFAM:PF10340,PF07859;~SECRETED:SignalP(1-28);~go_function: GO:0016787 - hydrolase activity [Evidence IEA]), translated to MATPLAAVLSTLNLPLLALFYLPPQLRQERDWTYRQALMNKLLKSFLRNYTAVHVKQPLSLKPRLEGDRFAVIEPASPELYTGVAEDKEIVPETIGGTWYPVPYQVNESPVKDQHVALHLHGGSYVLGDGRTASCQSLVKTLLSNTPAKYVFSLQYRLACNPNARFPAQLQDLITAYSYLLHTLHIPPSRIVISGDSSGAHLTIALLRYIVDHPSILPAPKCSWLFSPWCDIPEATDTEIWRKSPNYQTEYIPPTFPAWGASQFLKDVEITERVERYVAPLWHPFTVPSPVLVVTGEREVLAPEHIKMAQSLQNMTKDNNSRVELFVENKVPHDVLMVGWILGFREEAKQCASRAGKFVGQVQTMPEKDQLDQSTHVPGSPLGEINQH